The Corynebacterium vitaeruminis DSM 20294 genome window below encodes:
- the dprA gene encoding DNA-processing protein DprA, whose translation MSAPESWAYLSRVVEGPNAHLTGLLSQGKTADELAFAIKNREDWLGPLLPATQARHEWDRSADDLAIAADLGGRIIHPGHPEWPREELERAFGFCASGASPHIRSYQDDAVPPHALWVRGEGDLARLSTQAVAMVGTRAVSSYGRQATSLLVGGLAAHQWTIVSGGALGVDTVAHTEALANGTPTVCVAACGIDRDYPSRNSRLFDEIARRNVIVSEYPPGATPHRHRFLTRNRLVAALSQGTVVVEAAWRSGALNTLSWASGLGRVAMAVPGPITTVGSLGCHERIRNHEAELVCSADEIRSLLSAVGEVDVDKQYELDFAASPVQSLSRNELRVFDALGDKPRSATEAAADAGVTVALCLHLLVALESQGLVERKGSGWMRRGIQS comes from the coding sequence ATGAGCGCGCCGGAATCCTGGGCCTACCTCTCCCGCGTGGTGGAGGGCCCGAACGCGCACCTCACGGGGTTGCTCAGCCAGGGCAAGACCGCCGACGAGCTGGCGTTTGCCATCAAGAACCGCGAGGACTGGCTGGGCCCGCTGCTTCCCGCGACGCAGGCGCGCCACGAGTGGGATCGCTCGGCCGACGACCTAGCCATCGCCGCGGACCTCGGCGGCCGGATCATCCACCCCGGCCATCCCGAGTGGCCGCGGGAGGAGCTCGAGCGGGCCTTCGGGTTCTGCGCCTCCGGGGCGAGCCCCCACATCCGCTCCTACCAGGACGACGCGGTCCCGCCCCACGCGTTGTGGGTCCGCGGCGAGGGAGACCTCGCGCGCTTGAGTACCCAGGCGGTGGCGATGGTGGGCACCCGGGCTGTGAGCTCCTACGGCAGGCAGGCCACCTCGCTGCTGGTTGGCGGGCTCGCGGCCCACCAGTGGACCATCGTTTCCGGCGGCGCGCTCGGCGTGGACACGGTGGCGCACACGGAAGCGCTGGCCAACGGCACGCCCACGGTCTGCGTCGCGGCCTGCGGCATCGACCGCGACTACCCCTCGCGCAACTCGCGGCTCTTTGATGAGATCGCGCGCCGCAACGTCATCGTGAGCGAATACCCGCCGGGCGCCACCCCGCACCGGCACCGCTTCCTCACCCGGAACCGGTTGGTGGCGGCGCTGTCCCAAGGCACCGTCGTGGTGGAGGCTGCGTGGCGCTCGGGCGCGCTCAACACGCTGAGCTGGGCAAGCGGGCTGGGGCGGGTCGCGATGGCGGTGCCGGGGCCGATCACCACGGTGGGCTCGCTCGGGTGCCACGAGCGCATCCGCAACCACGAGGCGGAGCTCGTGTGCAGCGCCGACGAGATTCGGTCGCTTTTGTCCGCGGTGGGGGAGGTAGACGTCGACAAGCAATACGAGCTGGACTTTGCGGCGAGCCCCGTCCAATCGCTGAGCCGGAACGAGCTGCGGGTCTTCGACGCGCTGGGCGATAAGCCGCGGTCGGCCACCGAGGCGGCCGCGGACGCCGGGGTGACGGTCGCGCTGTGCCTGCACCTCTTGGTGGCGCTGGAGTCCCAAGGACTCGTGGAGCGAAAGGGCAGCGGGTGGATGCGGAGGGGGATTCAAAGTTAG